From the genome of Apus apus isolate bApuApu2 chromosome 19, bApuApu2.pri.cur, whole genome shotgun sequence, one region includes:
- the GFI1B gene encoding zinc finger protein Gfi-1b isoform X1 produces the protein MPRSFLVKSKKAHTYHQPRFVEDDLAVLTWDPVTSPFPASGDKTPEDIKKQDLQHMVPKQEEDLSEPKEESVPVQYLSRMVPGPSAQELAIPGLQMKDCTNMTSTFYKPGFSWDAYHLPYSYQQMSSTMQSALLEHPVSLYGSHLLPSAEPPLDYSMHYSSDMETYHCVKCNKVFSTPHGLEVHVRRSHSGTRPFACEVCGKTFGHAVSLEQHTNIHSQERSFECKMCGKTFKRSSTLSTHLLIHSDTRPYPCQYCGKRFHQKSDMKKHTYIHTGEKPHKCQVCGKAFSQSSNLITHSRKHTGFKPFSCELCAKGFQRKVDLRRHRETQHSLK, from the exons ATGCCACGTTCCTTTTTGGTGAAGAGCAAGAAGGCTCATACCTATCATCAGCCCCGCTTTGTGGAAGATGACCTGGCTGTGCTCACCTGGGATCCAGTAACTTCTCCCTTCCCTG CCAGTGGAGACAAGACACCAGAAGACATCAAGAAACAAGACCTACAACACATGGTTCCAAAGCAAGAAGAGGACTTATCTGAaccaaaagaagaaagtgtCCCTGTCCAGTACCTGAGCAGGATGGTACCAGGCCCTTCAGCTCAAG AGCTGGCCATCCCAGGTCTGCAGATGAAGGACTGCACCAACATGACAAGCACCTTCTACAAACCTGGCTTTTCTTGGGATGCTTACCACCTGCCATACAGCTACCAACAGATGTCTTCCACCATGCAGTCAGCCCTCCTGGAGCACCCAGTTAGCCTATATGGAAGCCACCTCCTGCCAAGTGCTGAGCCTCCTCTGGATTACAGCATGCATTACTCCTCTGACATGGAGACCTACCACTGTGTGAAGTGCAACAAG gtgtTCTCCACTCCCCATGGCCTGGAGGTCCACGTCCGAAGGTCCCACAGTGGGACCCGTCCCTTTGCTTGTGAAGTGTGTGGGAAAACCTTTGGGCATGCTGtgagcctggagcagcacacCAACATTCACTCCCAG GAAAGAAGCTTTGAGTGCAAGATGTGTGGGAAGACATTCAAACGTTCCTCCACCCTCTCCACTCACCTCCTGATCCACTCGGACACGCGGCCCTACCCCTGCCAGTACTGCGGGAAGCGCTTCCACCAGAAGTCAGACATGAAGAAACACACTTACATCCACACTG GGGAGAAGCCTCACAAATGCCAGGTCTGTGGCAAAGCCTTCAGCCAGAGCTCCAACCTGATCACTCACAGCCGCAAACACACCGGCTTCAAGCCCTTCAGCTGTGAGCTCTGTGCCAAGGGCTTCCAGCGCAAGGTGGATCTACGGAGGCACCGAGAGACCCAACACAGTCTCAAGTGA
- the GFI1B gene encoding zinc finger protein Gfi-1b isoform X2, with product MVPKQEEDLSEPKEESVPVQYLSRMVPGPSAQELAIPGLQMKDCTNMTSTFYKPGFSWDAYHLPYSYQQMSSTMQSALLEHPVSLYGSHLLPSAEPPLDYSMHYSSDMETYHCVKCNKVFSTPHGLEVHVRRSHSGTRPFACEVCGKTFGHAVSLEQHTNIHSQERSFECKMCGKTFKRSSTLSTHLLIHSDTRPYPCQYCGKRFHQKSDMKKHTYIHTGEKPHKCQVCGKAFSQSSNLITHSRKHTGFKPFSCELCAKGFQRKVDLRRHRETQHSLK from the exons ATGGTTCCAAAGCAAGAAGAGGACTTATCTGAaccaaaagaagaaagtgtCCCTGTCCAGTACCTGAGCAGGATGGTACCAGGCCCTTCAGCTCAAG AGCTGGCCATCCCAGGTCTGCAGATGAAGGACTGCACCAACATGACAAGCACCTTCTACAAACCTGGCTTTTCTTGGGATGCTTACCACCTGCCATACAGCTACCAACAGATGTCTTCCACCATGCAGTCAGCCCTCCTGGAGCACCCAGTTAGCCTATATGGAAGCCACCTCCTGCCAAGTGCTGAGCCTCCTCTGGATTACAGCATGCATTACTCCTCTGACATGGAGACCTACCACTGTGTGAAGTGCAACAAG gtgtTCTCCACTCCCCATGGCCTGGAGGTCCACGTCCGAAGGTCCCACAGTGGGACCCGTCCCTTTGCTTGTGAAGTGTGTGGGAAAACCTTTGGGCATGCTGtgagcctggagcagcacacCAACATTCACTCCCAG GAAAGAAGCTTTGAGTGCAAGATGTGTGGGAAGACATTCAAACGTTCCTCCACCCTCTCCACTCACCTCCTGATCCACTCGGACACGCGGCCCTACCCCTGCCAGTACTGCGGGAAGCGCTTCCACCAGAAGTCAGACATGAAGAAACACACTTACATCCACACTG GGGAGAAGCCTCACAAATGCCAGGTCTGTGGCAAAGCCTTCAGCCAGAGCTCCAACCTGATCACTCACAGCCGCAAACACACCGGCTTCAAGCCCTTCAGCTGTGAGCTCTGTGCCAAGGGCTTCCAGCGCAAGGTGGATCTACGGAGGCACCGAGAGACCCAACACAGTCTCAAGTGA